In Zunongwangia profunda SM-A87, the following proteins share a genomic window:
- a CDS encoding tetratricopeptide repeat protein, with product MKKNILTLSLLSFIGLSAIAQKDEIKNAEDLIEDGNFAQAKTELATAEGKLSEANDKWTERFYLYKAKAYLGDGKSTSVDDFKTAGEAYKKAVEMGSEEAQEGLAALRNQLVQSAIDDQNTENYTSAADKLVASYELNKQDTIYLYYAAANSLNAQDYNAALKYYEQLKDLNYDGSSISYTAVNSESGETESFGSKEQRDMMAKSDQYTDPKDEKQPSKRGEIAKNIALIHIQEGNNDKAISAMDDAKANNPDDLGLLQAEANMYYQMGDKAKYNQLMNELVKKNPNDANLYYNLGVSTAELGDQEKAVEYYKKALEIDPDMDNARMNIAAVILSKEREIIDEMNGLGMSKKDNERYEELSEERKEIYKEAIPYLEAIVKKNPDNKDAVKTAMNIYTQIGENEKAAEMKALLE from the coding sequence ATGAAAAAGAATATTTTGACATTGTCGCTATTGTCTTTCATAGGTCTCTCGGCAATAGCACAAAAAGATGAAATTAAAAATGCTGAAGATCTTATCGAGGATGGTAATTTCGCTCAGGCCAAAACAGAATTGGCGACTGCTGAAGGAAAACTTTCTGAAGCTAATGACAAATGGACTGAAAGATTTTACCTGTACAAAGCAAAGGCTTATTTAGGAGATGGTAAATCAACCTCTGTTGATGACTTTAAAACTGCCGGAGAAGCCTATAAAAAGGCTGTAGAGATGGGAAGCGAAGAAGCTCAGGAAGGATTAGCAGCTCTTAGAAATCAGCTGGTTCAAAGTGCTATCGATGATCAAAATACCGAAAATTATACGAGTGCAGCAGACAAACTGGTAGCGAGTTATGAGTTAAATAAACAAGATACAATCTATCTTTATTATGCGGCCGCAAACTCTTTAAACGCTCAGGATTATAACGCTGCGTTAAAGTATTATGAGCAATTGAAGGATCTAAACTACGATGGATCTTCAATTAGTTATACAGCGGTAAACAGTGAATCTGGAGAAACTGAATCTTTTGGTTCTAAAGAACAAAGAGATATGATGGCAAAGTCTGATCAGTACACTGATCCAAAAGATGAAAAGCAGCCGTCTAAAAGAGGGGAGATTGCTAAGAATATTGCTTTAATCCATATCCAGGAAGGTAATAATGATAAAGCCATTTCTGCAATGGACGATGCTAAAGCCAATAATCCAGATGATTTAGGTCTTTTACAGGCAGAAGCCAATATGTATTATCAAATGGGAGACAAAGCAAAATATAACCAGCTTATGAACGAGCTTGTTAAGAAGAACCCTAATGATGCCAACCTTTATTATAATTTAGGGGTAAGTACGGCAGAGCTTGGAGATCAGGAAAAAGCAGTTGAATATTATAAAAAAGCATTGGAAATTGATCCTGATATGGATAATGCCCGTATGAATATTGCTGCCGTTATCTTGAGTAAAGAACGTGAAATCATCGATGAGATGAACGGACTTGGAATGAGTAAAAAAGATAACGAGCGTTACGAAGAATTATCGGAAGAACGTAAAGAGATTTATAAAGAAGCCATTCCTTATTTAGAGGCTATCGTAAAGAAAAATCCGGACAATAAAGATGCTGTTAAAACGGCGATGAATATTTACACACAGATTGGTGAGAACGAAAAAGCTGCTGAAATGAAAGCATTGCTTGAGTAA
- a CDS encoding NAD(P)H-hydrate dehydratase, producing the protein MKIFSAAQLKKADELSIKNQNITSTQLMERAASHVSAEIHKRLQNSDIAIKIFCGVGNNGGDGLVIARQLIEKGYNVKVFVVNYTDNRSDDFLINYDRLKETTNDWPEYIKSASDFPEIDQNEFVIDAIFGIGLNRPLEGWIAKLVDHINYSNAFILSIDMPSGLFSDRIPGEEDRVISANFTISFQTPKLVFFLPQTMDFVGDLQILDIGLDREFLSSEKGQAELISKPEARLLYQPRKSNSHKGNYGHTLVVGGSYGKIGSVLLSSKAALRTGAGLVSTFIPKCGYTILQTALPEAMVIVDKNDEKLTHIDHGMDPSVICFGMGAGKDPETLEAFKQLLEQTKNPMLIDADGLNMISEHKELLKFLPKQSVLTPHPKELQRLIGDWKDDFDKLKKVEEFTRNHDVILVLKGSHTFIFGEGNIYINNSGNPGMATAGSGDVLSGIISGLISQQYQPLAAAILGVYLHGLSGDIVAENRSYQALISGDIAENMGAAFQSLFAD; encoded by the coding sequence ATGAAGATTTTTTCTGCAGCGCAATTAAAGAAAGCAGATGAGCTTAGCATCAAAAATCAAAATATTACTTCAACACAATTAATGGAGCGGGCGGCAAGCCATGTTTCTGCTGAGATACATAAACGCCTGCAAAATTCAGATATTGCCATTAAAATATTTTGTGGTGTGGGTAATAATGGTGGGGACGGATTGGTAATTGCCCGTCAATTGATTGAAAAAGGCTATAATGTCAAGGTTTTTGTGGTGAATTATACCGATAATCGATCTGATGATTTTTTGATTAATTATGACCGACTAAAAGAAACTACAAATGATTGGCCGGAATATATTAAATCGGCCAGTGATTTTCCAGAAATCGATCAAAATGAATTTGTGATCGATGCCATTTTTGGTATTGGTTTAAACCGACCTTTAGAGGGTTGGATAGCGAAACTTGTAGATCATATCAATTATTCGAATGCTTTTATTTTATCCATCGATATGCCTTCGGGATTATTTTCAGATCGTATCCCCGGTGAAGAAGATCGTGTTATTTCTGCAAATTTCACCATTAGTTTTCAAACTCCGAAATTGGTGTTCTTTTTACCGCAAACCATGGATTTTGTAGGAGATCTTCAAATACTCGATATAGGTCTGGACCGCGAGTTTCTATCTTCGGAAAAAGGGCAGGCCGAACTGATCAGTAAACCTGAAGCGCGTTTACTTTATCAACCCAGAAAATCGAATTCCCACAAGGGAAATTATGGTCACACGCTGGTAGTGGGCGGTAGTTACGGGAAAATAGGTAGTGTACTTTTATCGTCAAAAGCAGCTTTACGAACAGGTGCTGGGCTGGTGAGCACTTTTATACCTAAATGTGGTTATACCATTTTACAAACCGCACTGCCTGAAGCCATGGTAATTGTAGATAAAAACGATGAAAAATTAACCCATATCGATCACGGTATGGATCCTTCAGTTATTTGTTTTGGAATGGGAGCAGGAAAAGATCCGGAAACGCTTGAAGCTTTTAAACAATTACTGGAGCAAACCAAAAATCCAATGCTCATTGATGCCGATGGCTTAAATATGATTTCTGAACATAAAGAATTATTAAAATTTCTACCCAAACAATCTGTTTTGACACCGCACCCAAAAGAATTACAGCGTTTAATTGGAGATTGGAAAGATGATTTTGATAAGTTGAAAAAAGTAGAGGAATTTACCCGAAATCACGATGTTATTTTGGTTTTAAAAGGATCACATACCTTTATTTTTGGTGAAGGGAATATTTATATAAATAATTCGGGTAACCCGGGTATGGCCACTGCGGGCAGCGGGGATGTATTATCCGGAATTATAAGCGGATTGATTTCGCAACAATACCAACCTTTGGCCGCTGCGATTCTTGGGGTATATTTGCATGGTTTATCTGGGGATATCGTTGCCGAAAATCGATCTTATCAAGCATTAATTTCAGGAGATATTGCGGAAAATATGGGGGCAGCTTTTCAGTCTTTATTTGCAGATTAA
- the gcvT gene encoding glycine cleavage system aminomethyltransferase GcvT codes for MKEVALANKHKELGAKMVPFAGYNMPVSYEGVNAEHHNVREKLGVFDVSHMGEFLVTGENALALIQLISSNDASKLVDGQAQYTCMPNEKGGIVDDMIIYRMNAEKYLLVVNAANIEKDWNWISKHNTMDANLTDLSEELSLLAIQGPKAAEAMQSLTDVDLSAMKFYTFEIGTFAGMEKVIISATGYTGSGGFEIYFKNECAQEIWDKVMEAGKDYGIQPIGLAARDTLRLEMGFCLYGNDIDDTTSPIEAKLGWITKFTKDFINAEALKQEKEEGPKRKLVAFELDERGIPRQGYDIVNDEGEVIGNVTSGTMSPSLEKGIGLGYVKSEYTGFGKKINIQIRKKAVSATQVKLPFYKG; via the coding sequence ATGAAAGAAGTAGCATTAGCGAATAAACATAAAGAGTTGGGAGCCAAAATGGTTCCTTTTGCGGGTTATAATATGCCGGTTTCTTACGAGGGTGTAAATGCAGAGCATCATAATGTTCGTGAAAAACTTGGTGTTTTTGATGTTTCTCACATGGGAGAATTTTTAGTAACGGGAGAAAACGCCTTAGCGCTCATACAGTTAATTTCTTCTAACGATGCTTCCAAGCTAGTGGATGGGCAGGCACAATATACCTGTATGCCAAATGAAAAGGGCGGTATTGTAGACGATATGATTATCTATAGGATGAATGCTGAAAAGTATTTGTTAGTAGTCAATGCGGCCAATATAGAAAAAGACTGGAACTGGATTAGCAAACATAATACGATGGATGCTAATTTAACCGATCTTAGCGAAGAGCTGTCTCTTCTAGCCATACAGGGACCAAAAGCTGCCGAGGCTATGCAATCACTTACGGATGTTGATCTTAGCGCAATGAAATTCTACACTTTTGAAATCGGAACTTTTGCCGGTATGGAAAAGGTGATTATTTCGGCAACCGGATATACCGGTAGTGGCGGCTTCGAGATTTATTTTAAAAATGAATGTGCTCAAGAAATTTGGGACAAAGTGATGGAAGCCGGTAAGGACTATGGTATTCAGCCAATTGGTCTTGCCGCTCGAGATACGCTACGTTTAGAAATGGGGTTTTGTCTTTACGGAAATGATATTGATGATACCACATCGCCTATCGAAGCCAAATTAGGATGGATCACTAAATTCACAAAAGATTTTATCAACGCTGAAGCTTTAAAACAAGAAAAAGAAGAAGGCCCTAAACGTAAACTTGTTGCATTTGAACTTGATGAGCGCGGTATTCCAAGACAAGGATATGATATCGTAAATGACGAAGGAGAAGTTATAGGAAATGTTACATCGGGTACCATGTCACCTTCATTAGAGAAAGGAATTGGCTTAGGATATGTAAAATCGGAATATACAGGTTTTGGAAAGAAAATCAATATTCAGATCCGTAAAAAAGCTGTTTCTGCCACTCAGGTGAAATTGCCCTTTTATAAAGGATAA
- the hutH gene encoding histidine ammonia-lyase — protein MEPIHYITSAILDLDIIRDIIDNNMKLALSEEARLNITKSRKYLDQKIKESDVPIYGINTGFGALCNVKITSEKLTILQENLVKSHACGTGERVSKPIIRLMLLLKIQSLSYGNSGVALETTERLIDFFNEDILPVVYEQGSLGASGDLAPLAHLALPLIGEGEVYYNNEIISGASILEKKNWKPVKLQSKEGLALLNGTQFMSAHAVHGLIKAYKLSYCADFVSAVSMDAFDCNLSPFDELVHLVRPHRGQIKTAERIRQFLEGSELAQQEKENVQDPYSFRCVPQVHGATKDTLAFVHKTVKTEINSVTDNPNIFVKADKIISGGNFHGQPLALAMDYLAIAMAELANISERRTYQLVSGLRGLPNFLVENPGLNSGFMIPQYTAASIVSQNKQLCMPASVDSIVSSNGQEDHVSMGANAATKLIRVMENVDSVLAIELFNSSQALHFRSPAKSSEKIEHVLSDFRKKVPIVTEDVMMAPLIQQSKIFLEGFIIREDYLN, from the coding sequence ATGGAACCTATACATTATATCACCTCGGCAATTTTAGATTTAGATATTATCAGGGATATTATTGATAATAATATGAAACTGGCTTTAAGTGAGGAAGCTCGTTTAAATATCACAAAATCCCGGAAATATTTAGACCAAAAAATAAAAGAAAGTGATGTACCCATTTACGGTATTAATACTGGTTTTGGTGCATTATGTAATGTGAAAATTACTTCAGAAAAATTAACCATTTTACAGGAGAATCTTGTAAAATCCCATGCCTGTGGTACGGGTGAAAGAGTGAGCAAGCCTATTATACGCCTTATGCTCTTACTGAAAATACAGTCGTTGAGCTATGGAAATTCGGGAGTTGCTTTAGAAACTACTGAACGCCTAATTGATTTTTTTAATGAAGATATTTTACCGGTCGTCTATGAACAGGGATCTTTAGGCGCTTCTGGAGATTTAGCTCCATTAGCACACCTGGCATTACCGCTAATAGGCGAAGGGGAAGTATATTATAATAATGAAATAATCTCTGGAGCCTCAATATTGGAAAAAAAGAACTGGAAGCCCGTAAAATTACAATCAAAAGAAGGGTTAGCGCTTCTAAACGGTACGCAGTTTATGAGTGCTCATGCCGTACATGGCTTAATTAAAGCCTATAAATTATCATATTGTGCAGATTTTGTAAGTGCGGTTTCTATGGATGCATTTGATTGTAATTTATCTCCTTTTGATGAACTGGTACATCTGGTAAGACCACATCGCGGACAGATAAAAACGGCGGAGCGAATTAGACAGTTTTTAGAAGGAAGCGAGTTAGCGCAACAAGAAAAAGAAAATGTGCAGGATCCTTATTCGTTTAGATGTGTTCCTCAGGTTCATGGAGCCACCAAAGATACATTGGCATTTGTACACAAAACAGTAAAAACCGAGATCAATTCGGTTACCGATAATCCAAATATTTTTGTCAAAGCCGATAAAATAATTTCCGGTGGAAATTTTCATGGTCAGCCGTTAGCTTTGGCGATGGATTATTTAGCCATAGCTATGGCCGAGTTGGCTAATATTTCGGAAAGAAGGACCTATCAATTAGTATCAGGATTGCGAGGATTACCTAACTTTTTGGTAGAAAATCCAGGCTTGAATAGCGGATTTATGATTCCGCAATATACTGCCGCGAGTATTGTAAGCCAGAATAAACAATTATGTATGCCGGCATCTGTGGACTCTATTGTTTCTTCAAATGGGCAGGAAGACCATGTGAGTATGGGGGCTAATGCCGCCACAAAATTAATCAGAGTGATGGAGAACGTGGATTCGGTTTTAGCAATCGAATTGTTTAATTCGTCCCAGGCCTTACATTTTAGATCACCGGCAAAATCTTCAGAAAAAATAGAGCATGTGTTATCTGATTTTAGAAAAAAGGTGCCGATTGTTACAGAAGATGTGATGATGGCGCCATTAATTCAGCAATCAAAAATATTTTTAGAAGGATTTATTATCCGGGAAGACTACCTGAATTAA
- the gyrA gene encoding DNA gyrase subunit A: MAEGEKLIPINIEEEMKSAYIDYSMSVIVSRALPDVRDGLKPVHRRVLYGMYELGVLSNRSYKKSARIVGEVLGKYHPHGDSSVYDTMVRMAQEWSMRYMLVDGQGNFGSVDGDSPAAMRYTEARMRKISEDMLADIDKETVDTQLNFDDSLNEPVVMPTRIPNLLVNGASGIAVGMATNMAPHNLSEVIDGTVAYIDDHDIEIDELMQHIKAPDFPTGGIIYGYDGVREAFKTGRGRVVMRAKSSLEEVNGKECIIVTEIPYQVNKADMIKKTADLINDKKIEGISLIRDESDRHGMRIVYQLKRDAIPNIVLNTLFKHTALQSSFSVNNIALVKGRPEMLNLKDIIYHFVEHRHEVVVRRTEFELKKAEDRAHILEGLIIASDNIDEVIALIRSSNNAEEARQKLIDRFELSELQARAIVEMRLRQLTGLEQDKLRAEYDEIIETIKDLKDILARKERRMQVIKDELLEVKEKYGDGRRSTIEYAGGDLSIEDMIPDERVIITISHAGYIKRTSLNEYKRQNRGGVGQKGSNTRNEDFLEYLFSGTNHQYMLFFTQKGKCFWMRVYEIPEGSKSSKGRAIQNLINIEQDDRVKAFICTQDLKDEEYVNNHFVIMATKKGQVKKTSLEQYSRPRTNGINAITIKEDDELLEAKLTTGDSQVMLAVKSGKAIRFEEGKTRPMGRNASGVRGITLADDNDEVVGMISVDDMESNILVVSENGYGKRSSLEDYRITNRGGKGVKTISITEKTGNLVAIKNVTDDDDLMIINKSGIAIRLEVSDLRVMGRATQGVRLINLKGKDSIAAVAKVLHEEDEIEVEDIEDVENPDNAGEALDGTDIVQDDSEE, from the coding sequence ATGGCTGAAGGAGAAAAGCTTATTCCTATCAACATTGAAGAAGAGATGAAATCGGCCTACATTGATTATTCAATGTCGGTCATTGTGTCACGTGCGTTACCGGATGTTCGTGATGGTCTTAAGCCGGTGCATCGTAGAGTATTATATGGAATGTACGAATTAGGTGTACTTTCTAATAGATCATATAAAAAGTCAGCAAGAATTGTAGGAGAGGTATTAGGTAAGTATCACCCACACGGTGACTCATCTGTATACGACACCATGGTTAGGATGGCGCAGGAATGGAGTATGCGCTATATGCTTGTGGATGGACAGGGTAACTTTGGATCTGTTGACGGTGATAGTCCAGCTGCAATGCGTTATACCGAGGCTAGAATGCGAAAAATCAGTGAGGATATGCTTGCTGATATCGATAAAGAAACGGTAGACACTCAGTTAAACTTCGACGACTCTTTAAATGAGCCCGTCGTGATGCCAACCCGAATCCCAAACTTATTGGTTAATGGAGCCAGTGGTATTGCAGTGGGGATGGCGACAAATATGGCACCTCATAATTTATCCGAAGTAATTGATGGTACAGTAGCCTATATCGATGACCATGATATTGAGATTGATGAGTTAATGCAACACATCAAAGCACCGGATTTTCCAACAGGAGGTATTATATATGGTTACGATGGCGTTCGTGAAGCTTTTAAGACCGGAAGAGGGCGCGTTGTAATGCGTGCCAAAAGCTCTTTAGAAGAGGTAAACGGCAAAGAGTGTATTATAGTTACTGAAATTCCATATCAGGTTAATAAAGCTGATATGATAAAAAAGACGGCAGACCTTATTAACGATAAAAAGATCGAAGGGATTAGTCTTATTAGGGATGAATCAGACCGTCATGGTATGCGTATCGTTTATCAATTAAAGCGTGATGCTATCCCAAATATCGTTTTAAATACCCTGTTTAAGCATACGGCATTACAATCTTCTTTTAGTGTAAATAATATTGCACTGGTAAAAGGAAGACCTGAAATGCTGAATCTTAAAGATATTATCTATCATTTTGTTGAGCACAGGCATGAAGTAGTTGTTCGTCGAACAGAATTCGAATTAAAGAAAGCTGAGGACCGAGCGCACATCCTGGAAGGATTAATCATTGCATCAGATAATATTGATGAAGTAATCGCGCTTATCCGTTCTTCCAATAATGCTGAAGAAGCCCGACAAAAGTTAATTGATAGGTTTGAACTATCCGAACTACAGGCTAGAGCTATCGTAGAAATGCGATTACGACAACTTACAGGACTGGAGCAGGATAAATTAAGAGCTGAATACGACGAAATAATAGAGACCATTAAGGACCTTAAAGACATTTTGGCACGTAAAGAGCGTAGAATGCAGGTGATTAAGGACGAATTGCTCGAAGTAAAAGAAAAGTACGGTGACGGTAGACGTTCTACCATCGAATATGCAGGAGGCGATCTTAGTATCGAAGATATGATTCCTGATGAGAGAGTAATTATCACTATTTCTCATGCGGGATACATTAAAAGAACCTCACTAAACGAATACAAAAGACAAAATAGAGGGGGAGTAGGACAAAAAGGATCAAATACCCGAAATGAAGATTTCCTTGAATATTTATTCTCTGGTACCAATCACCAGTATATGCTATTCTTCACTCAAAAAGGAAAATGTTTCTGGATGAGGGTTTACGAAATTCCTGAAGGTAGCAAATCATCTAAAGGAAGAGCGATCCAAAACCTTATTAATATAGAGCAAGACGACCGGGTTAAAGCCTTTATATGCACACAAGACCTCAAAGATGAGGAATATGTCAACAATCACTTTGTGATCATGGCCACTAAGAAAGGTCAGGTTAAAAAAACTTCGTTAGAACAATATTCCCGTCCAAGAACTAATGGTATTAATGCAATTACCATTAAAGAAGACGACGAATTACTGGAAGCGAAACTTACTACCGGTGACAGTCAGGTAATGTTAGCCGTAAAAAGTGGTAAAGCTATTCGTTTTGAAGAAGGTAAGACAAGACCTATGGGTAGAAATGCTTCAGGGGTTCGTGGTATTACTTTAGCAGATGATAATGACGAAGTAGTAGGAATGATTTCTGTAGACGATATGGAGTCTAATATTCTGGTAGTTTCTGAAAACGGTTACGGAAAACGCTCTAGTTTAGAGGATTACCGTATTACTAACCGGGGTGGTAAAGGAGTAAAAACGATTTCTATTACCGAGAAAACAGGGAACCTTGTAGCGATTAAAAATGTGACAGATGATGATGATTTAATGATTATCAATAAATCCGGTATTGCTATACGGCTAGAAGTAAGTGACCTGCGGGTAATGGGAAGAGCCACACAGGGGGTACGATTAATTAATTTGAAGGGAAAAGATTCTATCGCCGCGGTGGCCAAAGTGTTGCATGAGGAAGACGAGATAGAAGTAGAGGATATTGAAGATGTAGAAAACCCTGATAATGCAGGAGAAGCCTTAGATGGCACAGATATTGTTCAAGATGACTCAGAAGAATAA
- a CDS encoding ATP-dependent Clp protease ATP-binding subunit, with protein MDDNFSPRVKDVIAYSKEEALRLGHDFIGTEHLMLGLLRDGDGKAIDILNALDIDLSHLRRKVEILSPANPNMTAVSNEKKNLHLTRQAERALKTTFLEAKLFQSPNINTAHLLLCILRNENDPTTKLLNKLKIDYDGVKDQFKFMIANDDTDYTQGPSADSFSDEDGTDDATKDNPFSGSGATGSGAAAGKSNKKSKTPVLDNFGRDLTAMAEADKLDPVVGREKEIERVSQILSRRKKNNPLLIGEPGVGKSAIAEGLALRIVKRKVSRILFDKRVVTLDLASLVAGTKYRGQFEERMKAVMNELEKNDDIILFIDEIHTIVGAGGATGSLDASNMFKPALARGEIQCIGATTLDEYRQYIEKDGALERRFQKVIVEPTSVEETIEILNNIKDKYEDHHNVEYTPEAIEACVKLTNRYMTDRFLPDKAIDALDEAGSRVHITNIDVPKQILDLERKLEEVREKKNTVVKKQKYEEAAKLRDDEKNLEKELAIAQERWEEESKKHKEIVSEDSVADVVSMMTGVPVNRIAQTESNKLVELPNKIKGKVIGQDDAVAKVVKAIQRNRAGLKDPNKPIGSFIFLGQTGVGKTQLAKVLARQLFDNEDTLIRIDMSEYMEKFAVSRLIGAPPGYVGYEEGGQLTEKVRRKPYAVILLDEVEKAHPDVFNMLLQVLDDGYLTDSLGRKIDFRNTIIIMTSNIGARKLKDFGQGIGFGTQSQRAQADENTRGVIQNALKKAFAPEFLNRIDDVIVFNALEREDIHKIIDIELSKLYGRIGGLGYHLELSDKAKDFIAEKGFDKQYGARPLNRAIQKYIEDALAEEIINSKIAEGDKIEMDYKKGEDELVIKVKKGKNTEEESESKK; from the coding sequence ATGGATGATAATTTTTCACCTAGGGTAAAGGATGTAATAGCGTATAGTAAAGAAGAGGCTTTAAGATTAGGTCATGACTTTATCGGTACGGAACATTTGATGCTTGGATTATTAAGAGACGGTGACGGGAAAGCCATAGACATCCTAAACGCTCTGGATATCGATTTAAGCCATTTAAGAAGAAAAGTAGAGATTTTAAGTCCTGCTAATCCAAATATGACAGCGGTTTCGAATGAGAAAAAGAACCTGCATTTAACAAGACAGGCGGAACGTGCCCTTAAGACCACGTTTTTGGAAGCTAAGTTATTTCAGAGTCCAAATATCAATACGGCGCACCTGTTATTGTGTATTTTAAGGAATGAAAACGATCCCACCACAAAATTGCTTAACAAGCTTAAGATTGATTATGATGGGGTAAAAGATCAATTTAAATTTATGATCGCAAACGACGATACAGATTATACTCAGGGTCCTTCAGCAGATTCATTTTCTGATGAAGATGGTACAGATGATGCCACTAAAGATAATCCTTTTAGTGGATCAGGTGCTACTGGTAGTGGCGCAGCCGCAGGTAAATCAAATAAGAAATCCAAAACGCCGGTTTTAGATAATTTCGGTCGTGATTTAACCGCAATGGCAGAAGCCGATAAACTTGATCCTGTAGTAGGCAGAGAAAAGGAAATCGAACGTGTGTCTCAAATTCTTAGTAGGCGTAAGAAAAACAACCCTTTATTAATAGGAGAACCGGGAGTTGGTAAATCTGCAATCGCAGAAGGTCTTGCTTTAAGGATCGTAAAACGCAAAGTTTCAAGAATTTTATTTGATAAACGTGTTGTTACCTTAGATTTGGCAAGTTTAGTGGCCGGTACAAAATATCGTGGGCAATTTGAAGAGCGCATGAAGGCGGTGATGAACGAGCTTGAAAAGAATGATGATATTATTCTTTTTATTGATGAAATTCATACTATTGTAGGTGCAGGTGGTGCTACCGGAAGTTTAGATGCCAGTAACATGTTTAAGCCTGCATTGGCGCGGGGTGAAATTCAATGTATTGGTGCTACAACTTTAGATGAATATCGCCAGTATATCGAAAAAGATGGAGCTTTAGAGCGACGTTTTCAAAAGGTTATTGTCGAGCCGACTTCAGTTGAAGAAACCATCGAGATCCTTAATAATATTAAAGATAAGTACGAAGATCATCATAACGTGGAATATACTCCTGAGGCTATCGAAGCTTGTGTGAAGTTAACTAATCGTTATATGACCGATCGATTCCTTCCTGATAAGGCTATTGATGCGTTAGATGAAGCCGGATCCCGTGTACATATTACCAATATTGATGTTCCTAAGCAAATTCTTGATCTGGAGCGTAAATTAGAAGAAGTTCGCGAGAAAAAAAATACGGTCGTTAAAAAGCAGAAATACGAAGAAGCTGCTAAATTAAGGGATGATGAAAAAAATCTTGAAAAAGAATTAGCAATCGCTCAGGAACGTTGGGAAGAAGAATCAAAAAAACATAAAGAAATCGTAAGCGAAGATAGCGTTGCTGATGTTGTTTCTATGATGACTGGCGTTCCGGTAAATCGTATAGCCCAGACTGAATCGAATAAACTGGTAGAACTTCCTAATAAGATAAAAGGAAAAGTTATTGGCCAGGATGATGCCGTAGCCAAGGTGGTAAAAGCCATTCAGCGTAACCGTGCAGGATTAAAAGATCCCAATAAACCAATTGGTTCTTTTATTTTCTTAGGTCAAACCGGTGTAGGTAAAACGCAATTGGCTAAAGTACTGGCTCGTCAGCTTTTTGATAATGAGGATACATTAATAAGAATCGATATGAGCGAGTATATGGAAAAATTCGCTGTATCCAGATTAATTGGTGCACCTCCGGGGTATGTAGGCTATGAAGAAGGTGGCCAGCTTACCGAAAAAGTAAGAAGAAAGCCTTACGCTGTTATTCTCTTAGACGAGGTAGAGAAAGCACATCCAGATGTTTTCAATATGCTGTTACAGGTATTAGATGACGGATATTTAACCGATAGTCTTGGTCGCAAAATCGACTTTAGGAATACGATTATTATCATGACTTCTAATATTGGAGCTAGAAAACTTAAGGACTTTGGTCAGGGTATTGGTTTTGGTACACAATCCCAAAGAGCACAGGCCGATGAAAATACTCGAGGAGTCATTCAAAATGCCCTTAAAAAAGCATTCGCTCCAGAGTTCCTGAATCGGATTGACGATGTAATAGTGTTCAACGCTTTAGAAAGAGAAGATATTCATAAAATCATTGATATCGAACTTTCTAAATTATATGGCCGAATTGGTGGTCTTGGATATCATTTAGAATTAAGTGATAAAGCCAAGGATTTCATTGCTGAAAAAGGTTTTGATAAACAATACGGAGCTAGACCTTTAAACCGTGCTATTCAGAAATATATTGAAGATGCGCTGGCGGAAGAGATCATTAATTCTAAGATCGCTGAAGGTGATAAGATTGAAATGGATTATAAGAAAGGTGAAGACGAATTGGTTATAAAAGTTAAAAAAGGAAAAAATACCGAAGAAGAATCTGAATCCAAAAAATAA